The DNA window CTCAATTGTGGGTGTTTAACGTATGTTTTGCGCGACTTTAGGCGCAGTCTGATACTTTTTACACATGTAATACCCTAATTTATTGCAGCGCTATAGAAAAAAATTTAGAATTAGTATCATACTACTTTTCTAGAACTACTTTCATTGCACCACTGTCACTTAAGAGAACTCACACTGAATCTCGCGAAACGAATTACTCGTgtcaatttaaattatattttacacCACAAATTTATTTCTAAATAATTTAGCCAGTTGTCAGTGGATCTTGAACATTGCTAGAGGTTAGACCAATGAAGATCTGTGCTCAAATAATTGGAATTGTAGTTTTAGCTACTCTCCTTAAGGAAGTTGGTAAGTACATCCTATATCTACCTAAGTTTATGAAGATGGTTAAACAATTTGGTTCTCTTTTAAGATGGAAAAGGAGAAATTTCAGACCTGGTTAGtttctaatacaatttctAATTGCCATATATAATATGTAAGGTTTTTCCAAGGAATCTCTGGCAAAGACCGATGCAATGTACACTGCCCTGCTGAAGGAGATAAATTCAACTTTCCACAAAAGACCGTATCTAATAGAAAAAAATGCAGAGTTCGAAAAGAATTTCCAAACGGTTTTAGTTGCTCTAAACTTAAGCATGTATGAAATAGCTACCAAAATTGATATCTACACCGACTTTACAGTTTACAATCAAATTCGACTCGAACTCGAAAGGGAAATCTATAAGAAGCTACAAGTTGCGGAGAGGCTTCAGAAGATGGAAAATCTTTTGCCAATGTGTCGCGTCTTTTTTGCCAATCAGCAGGTGCAACTCATTGGCAGTTTCAGTCAATCGAACCTCATGAAATTGGAAATATTGCATAATCCGGGACCACAGTGCGAAAATGTTGAGGTGCAAAAAATTTTCATCACGCCAACTTCATCGACCGCCAGGCCCGAAAACTACGATACAGAGATTCTgaaagttttggccaaatacAGGACACGTCCGTGGGGAAAAAAAACGTATCGGGACTTCGACGATAAAATATGGAACCTCTTTTTGGCCATAAACAGCGAAGAGCAACAATTTAAAAAGAACGCATTAGCCgcattcaaaaaatatgacgAAGATCGCGCTATTTTGGACAAAGCATTGGCACACCGAATTGCAGAATTCGAGAAACAAATTCCGAATGAGAAAAATCCGTGCAGGGTCGATCTTATTCGCTTGAAAAAAGAATTGGGACGCGCAATGTTTGAAACCACGCAGAAAAAACACAACAGTTTGGTCGCCACGAACTATGTAAGGACCTGCCTCAATaatcaaagaaaaattttCTTTGCAATGAATGATTTAGCATTGTAAACTTTAGattggttttattttactttaatataatatttaagcaCTAAGAAgcatatattaaaaacaatacAATTGAGTTGCTAGTTTCCAGAACTTAATAAAGTTTAAAATGTATCCTTTCTAGCCAAAAGCAATATCTGTGCTTATTTAGAGATTTTTTACATACtacttttttatatttaaagactAATTTATGTTTGCCTGCCCTGACTGGCTGACATTTGCTTTCTTATTCGAGCTTGGGCCTCAGCTGGCCAATTTTTTAGTTCTTCCTTGCcacaaggcaaacaaaaagagGCTGTATAGTAGAAACTGCAGCCAGGATCCTTGCACACCGTCTTGGAGCAGATGGAGCACTTAGTCCCCATTGCGATATAGTATTCCGGCTTTGACTGCCAACGAGGTGGAGGTGGCTGGAAAGGATCTCGCATCACGTAATTGTCCTCCGGGTAGACGACTCCTAAAGCAAAGGGCGGTTTCCGTCCAAAATAATGGACCATCTCCTGCATTTCACAGCCAGAGCAGTTGAATTCGATGCGTGCTACTCGTTCATCCTCTTCCTCGGGATCAATGGGCTTTTTAACCTCCTCGGGAAGCTGTAAACGCTCAATTTCCTCTGCCTCGTTCTCCAGGACGAGGTCGTCATCGGGATCCATGTTTAAGATTTTCTAAAAGACCAATAGAAAAAACAAAGACTGTGCAACTTATACGAGGACTATATACATTTACTACACTTATAACAATAGTATAACAATATTTGGTCAAATCAGTTTGTATGTCACTCAGCGAACGCCATGCGACGCTTTCCAGGCAAATCCTCCGGCCACCATTCCGGACGTTCAACATAGCAGCGCTCGCCATCGATCATCAACTCCGGACGGCCGTTGAGAACCTTCTCGATGCGCAGCAGTGCTACACCATGCTTGTGCGCAAAGCCAAAGACGCGTCCAAGTTTCGCTCCAGCCAAAGAAGTTACGTCCTGGCTGGAACCCACATCAATAGGGGCCGTCAACCGGATGGGCATGTATCGCTTGCGGATCACGCCCGAATGATGGACGCGGGCTGTTAGCTCCTGGCCCACATAGCAGCCCTTGTGGAAGCTCACGCCATGCAGGTAATCCGCATTGGCTTCGAGGGGAAAACATTTGCCCGGTGGCAGTTCCGAGCAGCCCTCGCCCACTCCTTGCTTGTAGCGCAGCAGTTGATAACTATTGTCGGAGGAGGCTGCTGTGGCGGTACCGAAGTCGGTAAAACATTTGGACAGCTTGGACCAGTCCATGTCAGTGGGGGCCAGGATGCGAGTGCCAAGGACATGCAGCCTCGGGTCGGGGGACACAAATAAATCTGGATGTGGATTGGGTACAGCCTCCGAAGCGTCCTTAAGGTTAAACAACACCCATGGGGTATACTCGTCGTCTACACTGTCGACCTCAATGCGCCTGCGAACGCGATAGGTGCGCAGGTGGCGTCGGAAGTCCGAGGAAGCCTCCCGATCGCACTCAACAAGGATGGTTTCCGGGTTGTTGGTGCGGTACAAGATGGTGTCGTACAGCAGCCTGCCCGCCTTGTTGAGAAAGTGGGCGTACATTGAGGCAGGACCCCCCGGCGACTGAATCCGGGCCACATCGTTGGTCGCCAGACCCTGCAGAAATGGCACCACCTCGGCCCCGTGGACACGGATGAGTTCTCGATTTCCCAGCGGCTCCAAAGTAAAATTGCGCTGACTTGGGCCCACCGGACGGGCGTATGGGATCCTCATCTCATGGAGATTACGTATGTGATGGCGCACAGCGCGCAGAAACCACGGATTCGTACGATTCATGCTGGAAAATGGAGGCATCTGTTGCCTGCAATTGGTACTGGAAATGCCAACGGAAATCGCTCTTACCTTGTGCAggaaatttgattaaaattatTCGATATATCTAGCAGCAGAAACTTAAATTTGGTACTCAAAACAAAGTCGAGCAAGGAACTGATTTTTTGGCACCCGGTTCATAACATTTGGAATTGACAGTTCGTTTGGAGATGAGCGATTGGATTTCCTTTTACGTGACACGAATTGTGGTGGAATAGATAAATATCGTTGATTATCGTGAATATCTCACACTTGCATATGcaataaaattctttaaaaatatgtcTGCAtgcttacaattttattttcttaaagaattttaataatacagcaaatttaaatgaattgttTACTGTATTATTTTCGTGGCACTTACCGATTGTTTCTAGCCACGAAACTCGGTCACGCTCTCATCGCCAATCAGCTGTTTCTTATCGTGACACCACATCATCTTGTTTTCTTTGGCTTATTTTAGCACTTTATACGGGGAAAATCGGTATTTCGTGGCGCTGAGGGCGCAGCCACTCTGCTGAAAACacaagaaatttgttttaaacaaaacaaaatgagtCAATATAGCCACGTTAAGTATACACAATCGCCGACGCCGTCGGTGGTTTCCGGCTACTCGAGTGCCTCGCGGCTCCATTCGCCACTCCCGCCACCCGCCAACCACCGGAGGGACTGCCTCTCGGCGACCACGAAGAGCTACAAATACCTGCGACGTCTGCTCAAGTTCAATCAAATGGACTTCGAGTTTGCCCTGTGGCAGATGCTCTACCTCTTTGTGGCGCCCCAGAAGGTGTACCGGAACTTCAACTACCGGAAACAGACCAAGTCACAGTTCGCCCGCGATGATCCGGCCTTTCTGGTGCTCCTGGTCGTCTGCCTATGTGGTGAGTTCTAACGCCCAAGCATCCACACTCCCGAAGGGAGGAGGGAGATCCCATTTTTATCTGTTGTCATCTTGTACCATATCTACAGTTTGGCACTCATAACTTCTCTTCTGCTTATATCTAGTTAAAAGCTAAAAGTTAACCAATTTCATCAGTGCCCAATAAGATTACTATTGTACTCCAGCCTTATATAGAAACAATCAAGGAAAGGCCGACTAGTAATGTATTTATCTTTTAACAGTCACCTCCCTGGGCTTTGCGTATGTGCTGGGActgtccttctggcagagcatcTCGTTCATCTTCTACGTGGTATTCGTGGACTGTATTTTCGTGGGCATCATAATAGCCTCGTTCTTCTGGGCGGTGACGAATCGGTATCTGCGCACAAATAGCCTGGAGCCGGATATCGAGTGGGGCTATGCCTTCGATGTCCATCTAAATGCCTTCTTTCCGCCACTGATGCTGCTGCACTTCATCCAGCTGTTCTTCTACAACTGGCTGATCAGCCAAACGTGGTTCATCTCGCGATTTCTGGGCAACACCTTCTGGTTGATGGGCATGGGCTACTATGTGTACATCACATTTCTGGGATACAATTGTAAGTTATTAAATTGTAATCAATTTCTCGAAATAATAAGTTTTGCTCCTGCAGGCATTCCCCATCTGAAAAACACCCGCATCATTCTCATCGCCCTGCCCATCATCTTTCTGCTGTTTCTGGTCGTCACAATTATTGGTTGGAACGCAACGATATCCTTTGTCAATTTCTACAAGTATCGCGTATATTAGTAATGCAATGTGCGTTGTAAATTATTCTGCGTTTAGTTGCTGAGCCATTATACTACAATTATGACTAATAAACTAATTAATTTAGCGTTATCCAAAACCATATAATTGCTATCTCAGTAATTTTTCGAACATAAGCCATTTTTATAAAGTAGAATAGTGGAAAACTataaaataacattttctCGATATTTTTATTCTATAAAATGGACAACAAATGCAATTACGCCAGCTGCTTTGGCTTAATGAAAGTGCGCTTGCGCTTGTTGCGTTTTCGCTGCAGCTCCAGGGCGTGCAGTTCCGTGTGCACTTCGGCGAAGATCTCCGTCTGCTCCTCCTCGGGAATCGAGCTGCGGTAGTCCTTCATCATGTCGTACTTCTCCCATGGTTTCTGTACCTTGGCCGAAGACAGGCGATGCTTGTCTTTTAGATACTCATCGATGTTGGCCACACCACGCAGATTCTGTCGTTCCCAGCGCTCCAGCCATGGACGCGGACGGAGCATCACCTTAATGTCGTTCACCGGCACCGGAGCACCCTCCTCGAGCGGTTCCGCCTCCATGTTCTCATCAAAAGTACTGTACTCCGGAAGAGCGTCCCTCAGGTAGAAGAGACTGTCATCCAATCGCTTCTCCAGCCGCAACACCTCAATCTTCAGGATTGTAGGATCGTACAGCTCGTATACCACCTCCATGCCCTGATGATCGATCACGTTGCGTAGGATGAAACGGGCGCGCAGTCCACAGCGATCCCTATTAATACAGATGCCCACAAATCGACTGGTTTTGCCAGCGGCATGGGGATCCGAACTGGTCACCGCAAGCACAGATCCAACGTAGAACTCGGGCAGATCGATCTGTTTGCGACGATCCAGCATGTCCAGTCGCTCCAGCTTCTCGCGGACGAGGTTGCGCCACTCCACCTTCGGATCGGGCAGGAATTCTGGGTAAACAAACCGATAATTTGCCGGAATGATTGGCTTCCGGTTCACTGGCGGAGTCGGCGTGGTTGGCGGAGCCGCTTTTTTCTGTTCCTCCTTATTTTCAATTACATGTTCCGCAGTTTTGGTGGAGAAGGTCACTGAAAATACGTTTCCTGAATGTGTTGCACAATATAAAAAGTCTCTCCTTACCAATCCGCTTGTAGGCACACTGCTGCGTCAATCTATTCAGCATAACTCTTGTGCTTAAGTTCATTTTGAATAGTTTTTGGGATCCGCTGAAACAAAATGATGTTTAGATAATCATGCCGCACTATAATCAGCTGGCAGCACCGATAGCAATAGCAGAGTTATCGATAGCCTTTTCTAATTGGAAGGGAACTGCCAACTTGTCAGTTTTAagctcatttatttattaacaaaatataacaatttgtatattaaaaaatattgcagTATTGCagtaaatttaaacaaattataatttataattttttatttttgggtatTGGTATCTATGCCAAATCAACAGCAAGCACATagcaaaaagcaaaatcaaAGTAAACCccaaacaaaagcaaagcaacCCAAAAGCAAATCCTACGCAACCAATGGCAAAGAAATCGTCCAGCCATTTAAATGACATGTTTAACATGAATTTTAGAAAAATAAGTAATATACTTCGGCTTAACTATAGTTTTattaaagatattttatttccaTGATGAAAGGTTCAAATCAatgaagtaattaacaatctTAGAGGGAATGGTTGGGGTAGTATTGGTAGTAAGTTGTAACTGGGGAATTTCCTGTAGGCGGTAAATGAATGTAGCCAGATGACGACTGTTTGAGTCTGGTACCCTAATCCTTGAGGATCTCGTTAACGGCGTTGACGACATGACGGGCGGAGATGCCGAACATATCAATGAGGACCGACGGAGGACCCGAACGTGGCACGGTGGGCACGTACAAGTGCTTGACCACAAAGTTGCGCTCGCCAGCCAGGGCACTCAGCACAGCTTCACCCAGACCTCCTTGCCTATAAAAAAGACAAATAAATTCCGAGTTAGGAAAGGAGTGACATAGAAAGACTGCAAAGAACACTTACTGGTAGTGATCCTCCACGACGACCACGCGTCCTCCGCACTGCTTGCCGTGCTCGATGATCAGCTCGGCGTCCAAGGGCTTCACGGTGAAGGGATCGATCACACGGACGGTGATGCAGTTCTTCTCCAGCTGATCGGCGGCAGCCAGGCACTCGTACAAAGTGATTCCAGCTCCGATCAGGAGCACCTCGTCGGAGCTCTTTTGGCGCACCACCTTGCCGCGGCCAATGGTGAAGGGTTCCTCGTTGTCGTAGATCACGCAGGTGTTGGGACGGGACGTACGGATGAAGCAGACACCCTTGGTGTTGGCGGCCAGTTCGACGGCACGCTCCGTGCTCACCGCATCGGAGGGATAGAAGATGGTGCTGCCCGGAATGGTGCGGAACATGGCAATGTCCTCCAGACCCATCTGCGAGGGACCATCCTCACCGATGCTGCAGCCGCAGTGGGAGCCGACAAAGTTAACGTTTGTCTGCGAGATGGCGCCCATACGAATCTGATCGAAGGCACGGGTGAAGAAGGTGGCAAAGGTGGACACAAAGGCCACAGTGCGGCGACGGCAGGCGGCTCCAACGGCCACTCCCACAAGATTCTGCTCAGCGATGAAGCACTCAATGTAGCGCTGCGGGTCGAGGTTCTTCAGCTTGTCGGAGAAAGTTGAGTTCTTGGTGTCTCCGTCCAGGGCAACCACACGCTGGTTGTTCTGGCCAATCTTGGCCAGAGCTGTTCCATAGGCCAAACGGGTGGCAATGGAATCACCCAGCTTGTAGGATGGTGGCGAGCTCAACTTAATGTTGTTGATGTCCACTTCGGGAGCAGCTCCAGTCTTGGGCACCGGCTTGGGGGCCAGCTTGACGTTCTTGTTGACAATCAGTCCCTCCAGATGCTTCACCACTTCGGCGGCCTTGTCGCCcagtggcttgccgtgccagTTGTCCAAATCCTCGATGTTGGGGAAGTCCCTGCCCTTGAACGTCTTTGCAATGATGGCGGTGGGCTTGTTCTTGGTGATTGCAGCACAATGGAAAGCCTTGCTCAACTCCTCAACATCGTGACCATCGACAACGACGGCGTTGAAGCCGAAGGCCTCCAGACGATCCCGGTAAACATCCAGCTTATGCTGCAGGGAGGTGGCCTCCGACTGGCCCAAGCGGTTCACATCGAAGATCACGCACAGGTTGTCCAGTTTGTAGTGGCCGGCAAAGTGCAGCGACTCCCAGATGGAACCCTCAGCGGACTCACCATCACCCACCACAACGTAGGTGCGGTAGTCGGCCTTGTCGAAGTTCTTGCCCACATAGGCCATGCCAGCGCCGACGGCGACACCCTGTCCCAGGGATCCAGTGCCCACATCGATGAAGTTCAGACGAGGCGTCGGGTGACCCTCGAGGTCGCTGTCGATCTTGCGCAGGTTGTTCAGATCCGCGATGGGGAAGAGACCAGCCTCAGCCCATGCGGCATACAGAATGGGAGCGGCGTGTCCCTTGGACAGGATGAAGCGATCGCTGGAGGGATCGCGCGGGTGCTTCAGGTTCAGGCGCAGCTGCTGGAAGAACAGCACAGACATGATCTCGGCGATCGAGGCACATGATGTGGGATGGCTATAAAGAGGGAAAAGTAGGCAAAATGTTAGATTGTGACAAAGCATTGTGTTTGTATGTAGTTCTAGGTTAAGGTTGAGGTATGTGCCTAATAAATTAGAAGTCGACCTTATCGTGGGTAAGTGAAGGCCGATCAACAAAGGAAAAGTAGATCCAATTATCTATTAAAGCTTTTCTTTAaagcccccccccccccccccccctcccctTTTCGAATTTCAAATGAAGATTTCTGGAGTATCCAATTGCAATGTATAAATAAGATAAGATCCATTCTCAGAATTCAGTGTTCCCATGCGATCGTGTTCCAAAAAAATCTGCTGTGAAGTGCAGATCTGGCACAACTCCAACCGCAAAAAAACACGCAACCCCAGACAAAAAGGGGGGCTcgcgtacatatgtatatatttatatggtGTGATTTGTCTGTTTGTCGCGATGTGAATAGAAATCCATCGCAATTCCTCACCGGTTTCTGGACCTTGAACTTTTCTGATCCCCAAAAAACCTAAACAATAGCCTTAAAAACCAGATTCTTGGCTTACACGATTGTGTTGCATGGCGATCTTTGTGGACGCACGTGCTTCTAGATAGTTCCCAAGTGCGTCCCCGTTTCCTGCAGCCATATCAAGAACTATTGAAGGTGATACGGAGTGTTAGCAGTGACCCGGCGCGCTTATTTTATCAGTTTTCAGTGATTTTCGATTATCATGCGGGGAACACACTTGAGCTGGTCACCTCTAATCGGTCATATCGTGGCCAGTGAGTAACCAAACCCGGCTTATCTCGTCGGCAGAGGTCACATTTAGAGCAAACAGAGCAGGCAAGATCTTATCGTGAACCGtcacgaaaaaaaaacgaaacagaaTGGAAAAACTAATGGAGGCGATAAAAGTGTTTTCCTTATCAGCATActaacttttttatttactgTTGCAGTAATAATTTGATCGCGTCTATTCGAGATATAATTACATAAAAGCCATAAGGTCGTAAATCTCAAGTGTAGGGGATCATTCCATTACTATTCCCATCCCTCTCAATCCAATTCCATTCCCGTCACAAGCTGTGCTTTCCAACacttgtacatatgtatgtacatacgtatattGAATGCCGCTGTTTTATATCTAAGTATGTTTGTTTGTACCTCATATATGTGTTTTCGGCGTTTTGAACGCCacgcacaaaacaaaagcaaaagaaattaaagccAGTAAGAGAAAAAAGCTAACTTTTCAAGGTTGTCTAAGGTCAAAAATTATTAGCTCACAATTTAAGGTAGGTGAACGCGGCTTATCACTGAGCACGCAAGCAGGACAACAAATTCGCAAATTCACTAAAGCTACTGGAAAACACGTGGCTTGGAAACTGAATCTTAGGAGGGGTCACTAAAGTAACCGGTCTCCCTatatttcacttttcacatacatacatacatagatgCATAACTATATGCGtaactgtttttgttttattttcatttgtaatGTTGCAAAACACATGTATTTAACCCCCTCAAAAACTTTTTCGCACCCACCCTTGAAATGGAGGGGGTCACCTTTGAAGCAACAAGTGCAAGGTGCACAACTTTTAAAATTCGTAGctacacacacaaatataaaTGTGCACACTTTAATTTGCTTATGGACTTTCAGTAATTCATAAACTTACCCCGATTTGGAGGCCTGGGTGGCGTTGATGGAGTGAATTCGCAGCTTCTGGGCCAGATCTTTCAGATCCTGGACGGTCTTAGCTTCGGGCTTGTGGTACGACATCTTTGAAATGCGAATGTGAATTGGATCCGAACAAATGCGGTTTTTGATATGTTGCACAACAACACTCGAGAGTTTCGGATTCGTTAGCCAAAGGGTGACTCCTCTATGTTTGCAATAGACAGACAAGAGTATCGACGTGGTGGATAAGTAGCTGGAGTCGGAGTTATCAACGGACCACTGCTGCCGGCTTCTGGGAACGAACTGCTCTCGTCGCCGGCACTTTGGTCGCTTTTACGCTGTGGGGGCTCAATCTTGGGAGCGGACTCGCAAAGTATCGGTATCGTCTATCGTCGGCGCTGGAACGAGATGGATATATGTATTAGTATGGCAGCTTTGCTCGCACTCCACCCCCTTATCTGTGTACAGCTGCGGGTGGATAACTAGTTAAGTGTATTGCTGTCTTTCTAACTACATGCACAAGTTTGGCCCAAAATGGAGCCATGAAAAGTtgtgcttaaatattttttaattatgatTTAGAATGCtttagtatttaatataagTTTACATAAGAATTGTTGGGCCTATTTTTTTGGCGGCGAGTATAAAAGAGCAGCGGTGTTTAAGAGAAGTTCCCTCTCTTTTTGTTACTTTCCGCAACTCGCTCATGAACAAAAGGCGAATTAGCCGCAAATGAATTTAACCTTCGATAGCTCAGTTGGTAGAGCGGTGGACTGTAGTTGGAAAAATATGCAATAGAAATCCATAGGTCGCTGGTTCaaatccggctcgaaggatcGGAAGacgtaaatattttttttattatttattttttagtgcaaaatttaatttaacttgATGCATCTAGAGACattcataatatttttatatattttatagtgcaacatttaatttaatacatCTACAGCCATTCATAATATAACTTTGTGCTGATTAAGAAGAAATAAATTGGCGATATACATTCATATGTAGTTTGTGGAAAGCGCCTGGGCTTTTAAGCTTGGAATGTACTGAATAGAGAAAGTTGATCAATTTTGTTTGACCTAAATaagtaaaaaccaaaaataaataaccatTCATGGTGCATTTCGTTTGTGCGCATGCATAAAACGAACATTGGCCAAGTATGAACTCAACCTTCGATAGCTCAGTTGGTAGAGCGGTGGACTGTAGTTGGAAAAACGTGCAAATAGATATCCATAGGTCGCTGGTTCaaatccggctcgaaggattttttgtaattttgtaaaatttccAATTAGTTttagaattaattttttaacagTTTTTAAGGTAAGAAA is part of the Drosophila sechellia strain sech25 chromosome 3R, ASM438219v1, whole genome shotgun sequence genome and encodes:
- the LOC6607225 gene encoding uncharacterized protein LOC6607225; the encoded protein is MKICAQIIGIVVLATLLKEVDGKGEISDLESLAKTDAMYTALLKEINSTFHKRPYLIEKNAEFEKNFQTVLVALNLSMYEIATKIDIYTDFTVYNQIRLELEREIYKKLQVAERLQKMENLLPMCRVFFANQQVQLIGSFSQSNLMKLEILHNPGPQCENVEVQKIFITPTSSTARPENYDTEILKVLAKYRTRPWGKKTYRDFDDKIWNLFLAINSEEQQFKKNALAAFKKYDEDRAILDKALAHRIAEFEKQIPNEKNPCRVDLIRLKKELGRAMFETTQKKHNSLVATNYVRTCLNNQRKIFFAMNDLAL
- the LOC6607226 gene encoding cysteine-rich DPF motif domain-containing protein 1 translates to MDPDDDLVLENEAEEIERLQLPEEVKKPIDPEEEDERVARIEFNCSGCEMQEMVHYFGRKPPFALGVVYPEDNYVMRDPFQPPPPRWQSKPEYYIAMGTKCSICSKTVCKDPGCSFYYTASFCLPCGKEELKNWPAEAQARIRKQMSASQGRQT
- the LOC6607227 gene encoding putative transferase CAF17 homolog, mitochondrial isoform X2; this translates as MNRTNPWFLRAVRHHIRNLHEMRIPYARPVGPSQRNFTLEPLGNRELIRVHGAEVVPFLQGLATNDVARIQSPGGPASMYAHFLNKAGRLLYDTILYRTNNPETILVECDREASSDFRRHLRTYRVRRRIEVDSVDDEYTPWVLFNLKDASEAVPNPHPDLFVSPDPRLHVLGTRILAPTDMDWSKLSKCFTDFGTATAASSDNSYQLLRYKQGVGEGCSELPPGKCFPLEANADYLHGVSFHKGCYVGQELTARVHHSGVIRKRYMPIRLTAPIDVGSSQDVTSLAGAKLGRVFGFAHKHGVALLRIEKVLNGRPELMIDGERCYVERPEWWPEDLPGKRRMAFAE
- the LOC6607227 gene encoding putative transferase CAF17 homolog, mitochondrial isoform X1, whose protein sequence is MPPFSSMNRTNPWFLRAVRHHIRNLHEMRIPYARPVGPSQRNFTLEPLGNRELIRVHGAEVVPFLQGLATNDVARIQSPGGPASMYAHFLNKAGRLLYDTILYRTNNPETILVECDREASSDFRRHLRTYRVRRRIEVDSVDDEYTPWVLFNLKDASEAVPNPHPDLFVSPDPRLHVLGTRILAPTDMDWSKLSKCFTDFGTATAASSDNSYQLLRYKQGVGEGCSELPPGKCFPLEANADYLHGVSFHKGCYVGQELTARVHHSGVIRKRYMPIRLTAPIDVGSSQDVTSLAGAKLGRVFGFAHKHGVALLRIEKVLNGRPELMIDGERCYVERPEWWPEDLPGKRRMAFAE
- the LOC6607228 gene encoding protein unc-50 homolog translates to MSQYSHVKYTQSPTPSVVSGYSSASRLHSPLPPPANHRRDCLSATTKSYKYLRRLLKFNQMDFEFALWQMLYLFVAPQKVYRNFNYRKQTKSQFARDDPAFLVLLVVCLCVTSLGFAYVLGLSFWQSISFIFYVVFVDCIFVGIIIASFFWAVTNRYLRTNSLEPDIEWGYAFDVHLNAFFPPLMLLHFIQLFFYNWLISQTWFISRFLGNTFWLMGMGYYVYITFLGYNCIPHLKNTRIILIALPIIFLLFLVVTIIGWNATISFVNFYKYRVY
- the LOC6607229 gene encoding 39S ribosomal protein L19, mitochondrial, translating into MNLSTRVMLNRLTQQCAYKRIVTFSTKTAEHVIENKEEQKKAAPPTTPTPPVNRKPIIPANYRFVYPEFLPDPKVEWRNLVREKLERLDMLDRRKQIDLPEFYVGSVLAVTSSDPHAAGKTSRFVGICINRDRCGLRARFILRNVIDHQGMEVVYELYDPTILKIEVLRLEKRLDDSLFYLRDALPEYSTFDENMEAEPLEEGAPVPVNDIKVMLRPRPWLERWERQNLRGVANIDEYLKDKHRLSSAKVQKPWEKYDMMKDYRSSIPEEEQTEIFAEVHTELHALELQRKRNKRKRTFIKPKQLA
- the LOC6607230 gene encoding transketolase-like protein 2; translation: MSYHKPEAKTVQDLKDLAQKLRIHSINATQASKSGHPTSCASIAEIMSVLFFQQLRLNLKHPRDPSSDRFILSKGHAAPILYAAWAEAGLFPIADLNNLRKIDSDLEGHPTPRLNFIDVGTGSLGQGVAVGAGMAYVGKNFDKADYRTYVVVGDGESAEGSIWESLHFAGHYKLDNLCVIFDVNRLGQSEATSLQHKLDVYRDRLEAFGFNAVVVDGHDVEELSKAFHCAAITKNKPTAIIAKTFKGRDFPNIEDLDNWHGKPLGDKAAEVVKHLEGLIVNKNVKLAPKPVPKTGAAPEVDINNIKLSSPPSYKLGDSIATRLAYGTALAKIGQNNQRVVALDGDTKNSTFSDKLKNLDPQRYIECFIAEQNLVGVAVGAACRRRTVAFVSTFATFFTRAFDQIRMGAISQTNVNFVGSHCGCSIGEDGPSQMGLEDIAMFRTIPGSTIFYPSDAVSTERAVELAANTKGVCFIRTSRPNTCVIYDNEEPFTIGRGKVVRQKSSDEVLLIGAGITLYECLAAADQLEKNCITVRVIDPFTVKPLDAELIIEHGKQCGGRVVVVEDHYQQGGLGEAVLSALAGERNFVVKHLYVPTVPRSGPPSVLIDMFGISARHVVNAVNEILKD